From Burkholderiales bacterium, a single genomic window includes:
- a CDS encoding OsmC family protein, protein MSTVVEKSVNNGVKVDALLSAREALANAPEAAQFKWRATCQWVNGTHSQSVVEGFYGLGGEQKHRTRFTFDADHPEVFASEDKGATPVELVLAGLASCLTAGIAAVAQLREIQLRSVSATLEGDMDIRGILGADPDVRNGFNGIKVTYKIDADASPDDIKALVAQSQKRSAVYDIITNPTNVTVEVQ, encoded by the coding sequence ATGAGCACCGTAGTCGAGAAGTCCGTCAACAATGGCGTCAAGGTCGATGCGCTGCTCAGCGCGCGCGAGGCGCTCGCCAATGCACCGGAAGCGGCGCAGTTCAAGTGGCGGGCCACCTGCCAGTGGGTGAACGGCACGCACAGCCAGTCGGTCGTCGAAGGATTCTACGGTCTGGGCGGCGAACAGAAACACCGCACGCGATTCACTTTCGACGCGGACCATCCCGAAGTCTTCGCTTCCGAAGACAAGGGCGCGACGCCGGTCGAACTGGTGCTTGCCGGCCTGGCGAGCTGCCTGACCGCCGGGATCGCCGCTGTGGCGCAACTGCGCGAGATCCAGCTGCGCTCGGTTTCGGCCACGCTAGAAGGCGACATGGACATCCGCGGCATCCTCGGCGCCGATCCCGACGTGCGCAACGGGTTCAACGGCATCAAGGTCACCTACAAGATCGACGCCGATGCTTCGCCAGACGACATCAAGGCGCTGGTCGCGCAGTCGCAGAAGCGCTCGGCGGTGTACGACATCATCACCAACCCCACGAACGTCACGGTCGAAGTCCAGTGA